One window of the Spirochaetota bacterium genome contains the following:
- a CDS encoding trypsin-like serine protease, protein MRNKRYYMVPVAALFVVSLFLYPFSCAKKASTLFGESSPSPLKGKSDNARAWDIQNAFREIYDLYKDRVVFISTEQTVKLPTHPFFSDPMFREFFGVPEPQQRFQKRTGLGSGFILSEDGYICTNHHVIAAVDKVTVKVGEKVYPAAIIGSDERTDIALLKISPGEPLKPVYLGNSDEVRVGDWAIAIGNPFGLDKTFTVGVISAASRRDVDMAGGSESHIQTDATINPGNSGGPLINIDGEVVGINRMIYSNSGGSIGIGFAIPINTAKAIFEQLKNFRKVVRGYIGVQVLPITREIAQELGLATTDGALVRALVEGGPAAQGGVQANDIITAINDTPVKGYGDLIDIVGKTPVGTALKLTVLRAGAAMNLYVTVAQRP, encoded by the coding sequence ATGAGGAATAAAAGGTATTACATGGTTCCCGTCGCGGCGCTTTTCGTGGTGTCCCTGTTCCTCTATCCTTTTTCGTGCGCGAAAAAGGCCTCCACCCTGTTTGGCGAATCATCGCCCTCTCCCCTGAAGGGCAAGAGCGATAACGCGCGCGCGTGGGACATCCAGAACGCATTTCGCGAGATATACGACCTGTACAAGGACCGCGTGGTGTTCATTTCAACCGAGCAGACGGTAAAGCTCCCCACGCATCCCTTTTTCAGCGACCCGATGTTCAGGGAGTTTTTCGGCGTGCCCGAACCGCAGCAGCGCTTCCAGAAACGCACCGGCCTGGGATCCGGCTTCATCCTCTCCGAGGACGGGTATATTTGCACCAATCACCACGTGATCGCGGCCGTGGACAAGGTCACGGTCAAGGTGGGCGAGAAGGTCTACCCCGCGGCGATCATAGGCTCCGACGAGCGCACCGATATCGCCCTTCTCAAGATAAGCCCGGGAGAGCCGCTCAAGCCCGTGTACCTGGGGAATTCCGACGAGGTCCGGGTGGGCGACTGGGCGATCGCGATTGGCAATCCCTTCGGCCTGGACAAGACGTTCACCGTGGGCGTAATCAGCGCCGCGAGCCGCAGGGACGTGGACATGGCCGGCGGCTCCGAATCCCACATCCAGACCGACGCGACGATCAATCCCGGGAACTCGGGCGGACCGCTCATCAATATCGACGGCGAGGTCGTGGGCATCAACAGGATGATCTATTCGAACAGCGGCGGCTCGATAGGGATCGGGTTCGCGATCCCTATCAACACCGCGAAGGCGATCTTCGAACAACTTAAGAACTTCAGGAAGGTCGTGCGCGGTTATATTGGGGTGCAGGTGCTTCCGATCACCAGGGAAATCGCGCAGGAGTTGGGCCTTGCCACGACGGACGGCGCGCTGGTCCGGGCGCTCGTGGAGGGAGGGCCTGCCGCGCAGGGCGGCGTGCAGGCGAACGACATTATCACCGCGATAAACGACACGCCCGTCAAGGGGTACGGCGATCTTATCGATATCGTCGGCAAGACCCCGGTGGGAACCGCGCTCAAGCTTACCGTGCTGCGCGCGGGGGCGGCCATGAACCTGTATGTTACCGTGGCGCAGCGCCCGTGA
- a CDS encoding PBP1A family penicillin-binding protein — MDDLNAKILKLEKIALISLAAICLIGGIMFGYVTAQVKNFSGIKNLRQFQPSLPSKLYDVNGEQISELFLEKRDLVPYEKLPKNLINAFVAAEDRDFYRHFGINPAAIVRAMGKNLLAGRVVQGGSTITQQLAKRLFTSQKRTIARKAIEAILALQIEKKFSKEEILEMYFNQIFLGRGCYGISAAAHLFFNKDVAYLTVGESSVLAALPSAPGKYSPLINTHESFKKHWDTLSRMVDAGYLTQEKAEKVYAEFWPKYVDSIKTEYTTKTAYTGNQDLAPYFTDYVRQILTARYGRDAVYSEGFKVYTTLNLKRQEIAQRYFQSGVERQNEISEQANKFGEGAVDRGLFGAYGVLSSVFSLPPVLVKNDTETIFKKTMVDELLDSIDVLALLTGADAPQKTIETFRSIISGISSTLKVEGAFIAVEPQTGHITSMIGGSGFSVDNQYNRAVQARRQPGSAFKPFVYGSGIEGKIIHPGTTLPDAPIVDIDSSGETWAPSNYEGNFSGMVSLSTALAASINVISVRIYDLVGADRIIQYAAKMMKVPESRFTPAPALALGSSEVTPFELCTGFAIYANRGRDVFPYAVRYVTDRDGNELANIEEEVGNIVATKEMDGSIQVIPEWVAYIMTTMMKGVIEGGTATEAIRGQAAFSKECAGKTGTTSNWSDAWFCGFTTDVCAVVWFGYDRAFMSLGKHQAGSGVAAPVWGNYMREIYNGMKDPHFSPQPAGTDYAPSYGGAGEFKKMKSVLDVYMEKEGLKEKQ, encoded by the coding sequence ATGGACGACCTGAATGCAAAAATCCTGAAGCTCGAGAAAATCGCGCTCATCTCGCTTGCGGCTATATGCCTTATCGGCGGGATCATGTTCGGTTACGTGACGGCGCAGGTGAAGAATTTTTCCGGGATTAAGAATCTGCGCCAGTTTCAGCCGAGCCTTCCCTCGAAGCTCTACGACGTGAACGGGGAGCAGATATCCGAGCTCTTCCTCGAAAAGCGCGACCTGGTTCCCTACGAGAAGCTCCCGAAAAATCTGATCAACGCCTTCGTGGCCGCGGAGGACAGGGACTTTTACCGCCACTTTGGCATCAACCCGGCAGCGATCGTGCGCGCGATGGGGAAAAACCTGCTCGCGGGGCGCGTCGTGCAGGGGGGCTCCACGATCACCCAGCAGCTCGCCAAGCGCCTGTTCACCAGTCAGAAGCGTACCATCGCGCGCAAGGCGATCGAGGCCATACTCGCGCTGCAGATAGAAAAGAAGTTCTCGAAGGAAGAGATCCTCGAGATGTATTTCAACCAGATTTTCCTGGGACGGGGCTGCTACGGAATCTCCGCGGCGGCGCACCTGTTTTTCAATAAGGACGTCGCGTACCTCACCGTGGGGGAAAGCTCGGTGCTTGCCGCGCTTCCCTCGGCCCCCGGAAAATACTCGCCCCTCATCAACACGCATGAATCGTTCAAAAAGCACTGGGACACCCTGTCCCGCATGGTGGACGCGGGCTACCTGACCCAGGAAAAGGCGGAAAAGGTATATGCCGAATTCTGGCCCAAGTACGTCGACTCGATCAAAACCGAATACACCACGAAGACCGCCTACACCGGGAACCAGGACCTCGCGCCCTACTTCACCGACTACGTGCGGCAGATACTCACGGCGCGCTACGGAAGGGACGCGGTGTACAGCGAGGGCTTCAAGGTCTACACCACGCTAAACTTGAAAAGGCAGGAAATCGCTCAGCGCTATTTCCAGTCGGGGGTCGAGCGGCAGAACGAAATTTCCGAGCAGGCGAACAAGTTCGGGGAAGGCGCCGTCGACCGCGGGCTATTCGGCGCATATGGGGTGCTGTCGAGCGTATTCAGCCTGCCCCCCGTCCTCGTGAAGAACGACACCGAGACCATCTTCAAGAAGACCATGGTGGACGAGCTCCTGGACTCGATCGACGTGCTCGCCCTTCTCACCGGCGCCGATGCGCCGCAGAAGACCATAGAAACATTCCGGTCCATAATATCGGGCATCTCCTCGACACTCAAGGTGGAGGGCGCCTTCATCGCGGTCGAGCCGCAGACGGGGCACATCACCTCCATGATCGGGGGATCGGGCTTCTCGGTGGACAACCAGTATAACCGTGCCGTCCAGGCGCGCCGCCAGCCGGGCTCCGCGTTTAAGCCTTTCGTGTATGGCTCCGGCATCGAGGGCAAGATCATCCATCCCGGCACTACGCTTCCCGACGCGCCCATAGTGGACATCGATTCGAGCGGGGAGACCTGGGCGCCCTCGAATTACGAGGGCAACTTCTCGGGGATGGTGAGCCTTTCGACGGCCCTCGCCGCTTCCATCAACGTGATCTCGGTGCGCATCTACGACCTCGTGGGCGCGGACCGCATCATCCAGTACGCGGCCAAGATGATGAAGGTCCCCGAATCGCGGTTCACGCCCGCCCCGGCGCTCGCGCTGGGATCGTCCGAGGTGACGCCGTTCGAGCTCTGCACGGGCTTCGCGATCTATGCCAACAGGGGAAGGGACGTGTTCCCCTACGCGGTCCGTTACGTCACCGACAGGGACGGCAACGAGCTTGCCAATATCGAAGAGGAAGTCGGCAACATCGTCGCCACCAAGGAAATGGACGGGAGCATACAGGTCATCCCCGAATGGGTGGCCTACATCATGACCACCATGATGAAGGGGGTGATCGAGGGCGGGACCGCGACCGAGGCGATCCGCGGCCAGGCCGCCTTCAGCAAGGAGTGCGCGGGAAAAACCGGGACCACGTCGAACTGGTCGGACGCGTGGTTCTGCGGGTTCACGACCGACGTGTGCGCCGTGGTGTGGTTCGGCTACGACCGCGCGTTCATGTCGCTCGGGAAGCACCAGGCCGGGTCCGGGGTCGCGGCGCCGGTATGGGGCAATTATATGCGCGAAATCTATAACGGGATGAAGGACCCGCATTTTAGCCCCCAGCCCGCCGGAACGGATTATGCGCCCAGCTACGGCGGGGCCGGCGAATTCAAGAAAATGAAGTCGGTGCTCGACGTTTATATGGAAAAGGAAGGGCTGAAGGAGAAACAGTGA
- a CDS encoding transcriptional regulator produces MFKVGDKIVYPMHGVGKIEAVEKKTVLKQRDNFYIITIINSGMKVMIPVEKAEAIGIRAIISKREVSKVLLLLKKKEVITEDDWKLRYQGNIDKVKSGSIYEVSEVARDLYRRSKEKELSIMERKLYENAYQLVIHEIALAKDVSIEEASNIVSEALSA; encoded by the coding sequence ATGTTCAAGGTCGGTGATAAGATCGTGTATCCGATGCACGGTGTGGGAAAAATAGAGGCGGTCGAGAAAAAGACCGTGCTGAAGCAGAGGGACAATTTTTACATAATTACCATCATCAACAGCGGGATGAAGGTGATGATTCCCGTCGAGAAGGCAGAGGCGATCGGGATACGGGCAATCATCTCAAAACGCGAGGTTTCAAAGGTCCTGCTGCTGCTGAAAAAGAAAGAGGTTATCACCGAGGATGACTGGAAGCTCCGCTACCAGGGCAATATCGACAAGGTAAAAAGCGGGTCGATATACGAGGTGAGCGAGGTCGCGAGAGACCTGTACCGCCGCAGCAAGGAAAAGGAACTCTCGATCATGGAGCGCAAGCTCTATGAAAACGCCTACCAACTCGTGATTCACGAGATAGCCCTGGCGAAGGACGTGTCCATCGAAGAGGCGAGCAACATAGTATCGGAAGCCCTTTCCGCCTAG
- a CDS encoding TRAM domain-containing protein: MVTILRAFFIFSSTVFTGWYFTGYSWQAALIGAVVAAVAALALIIVIEYMTHTVSPRVILAAALGLLAGLVIGHFLAIAFTQIPLGLSDTAASVARALLYHVVGFAVMLFFVIKSDDMRFLDKLIADRSGEEGERGASYKILDTSVIIDGRIADICDSGFIEGILVIPNFVLNELQMIADSADSIKRNRGRRGLDILNKMQKDQSIMVKISDMDFAELSEVDAKLVKLAKIMKAIIITNDFNLNKVAEFHGVRVLNINQLSNALKPIVLPGEEMRVALIKEGKDPNQAIGYLDDGTMVVVENGRRRMGNEVEVTVTSVLQTTAGRMIFARVAQD; the protein is encoded by the coding sequence ATGGTTACAATTTTAAGAGCATTTTTCATCTTTTCGAGCACCGTTTTCACGGGTTGGTATTTTACCGGTTATTCATGGCAGGCGGCGCTTATAGGCGCCGTTGTCGCCGCGGTCGCGGCGCTGGCGCTCATCATCGTGATCGAGTACATGACGCACACGGTTTCACCGCGGGTCATCCTCGCGGCCGCGCTGGGGCTCCTGGCCGGGCTGGTGATCGGTCATTTCCTCGCGATCGCGTTCACCCAGATTCCCCTGGGATTGTCCGATACGGCGGCATCGGTGGCGCGCGCGCTCCTGTACCACGTCGTGGGCTTCGCCGTGATGCTCTTCTTCGTCATCAAGAGCGACGATATGCGGTTCCTGGACAAGCTTATCGCGGACCGGTCGGGGGAAGAGGGGGAGCGCGGGGCCAGTTACAAGATCCTGGACACGAGCGTGATCATTGACGGCCGTATCGCCGATATCTGCGACTCAGGGTTCATCGAGGGAATACTGGTGATCCCGAACTTCGTGCTGAACGAGCTCCAGATGATCGCCGATTCCGCCGACTCCATCAAGCGGAACCGCGGGCGCAGGGGGCTGGACATCCTGAACAAGATGCAGAAGGACCAGTCCATCATGGTCAAGATTTCGGACATGGACTTCGCGGAGCTTTCGGAGGTTGACGCGAAGCTCGTGAAGCTCGCGAAGATAATGAAAGCGATCATCATCACCAACGATTTCAACCTGAACAAGGTCGCCGAGTTCCACGGCGTGCGCGTGCTCAACATCAACCAGCTCTCCAATGCCCTGAAGCCCATCGTGCTGCCCGGCGAGGAGATGCGCGTTGCCCTCATCAAGGAGGGAAAGGATCCCAACCAGGCGATCGGCTACCTGGACGACGGTACCATGGTCGTGGTGGAAAACGGCAGGCGCCGAATGGGCAACGAGGTCGAGGTGACGGTGACCTCGGTGTTGCAGACGACCGCGGGGAGAATGATCTTTGCCCGGGTCGCGCAGGACTAG
- a CDS encoding flavodoxin family protein gives MPGSRRTRPRVLALYGSPRKKGHSARIHDAFLAPLAAVASVKRVRVQGLNVSPCTACGHCRGGLSCVFDDDMSALYEEIERARLISISAPVYFSGLPGALKCVIDRFQVLWEARERGEKRPVPGEGFFISVSGAEYRNVFLPSVTTIRHFFNSLGIAYREKNFLLFPAVEEKWKGQLPGEWLTRASAAGERYARALLSDTPGSAPSS, from the coding sequence TTGCCCGGGTCGCGCAGGACTAGGCCGCGCGTCCTCGCGCTCTACGGCAGCCCCAGGAAAAAGGGACACAGCGCGCGCATTCACGACGCGTTCCTGGCCCCCCTGGCGGCCGTCGCATCGGTGAAACGAGTGCGCGTTCAGGGGCTCAACGTAAGCCCCTGCACCGCGTGCGGGCATTGTCGCGGGGGGCTTAGCTGCGTGTTCGACGACGACATGAGCGCGCTGTATGAAGAAATCGAGCGCGCACGGCTTATAAGTATATCGGCCCCCGTATATTTTTCGGGGCTTCCGGGCGCCCTCAAGTGCGTGATCGACCGGTTCCAGGTTCTGTGGGAGGCGCGCGAACGCGGCGAGAAGCGTCCGGTGCCGGGAGAGGGGTTTTTTATAAGCGTTTCCGGCGCGGAATACCGCAACGTGTTTCTTCCCTCGGTCACGACGATCCGGCATTTTTTCAATTCGCTGGGTATCGCTTACCGCGAAAAGAATTTCCTGCTCTTTCCCGCCGTCGAGGAAAAGTGGAAGGGACAGCTTCCCGGCGAATGGCTCACGCGCGCGAGTGCCGCGGGGGAGCGGTACGCGCGCGCCCTCCTGTCCGATACCCCGGGTTCCGCACCCTCCTCATAA
- a CDS encoding DUF3683 domain-containing protein, translated as MRRIMKKDFRFREIPYNYTSFSDREIILRYFDSEMLDILESLRAKRVTGRSAKLLFEMIGDIFIIDRNPYIFNDLLENRKKLRRLENLHAARLSIIARGSGGNPLVERMVEKTRVLQGEFFGRFAAESRFRARALRALGRETARSNVHFTAIHKVAHATDATDWRVEYPAAIAYPDSAGEVPGIVLAAWRLGLSLIPRGGGTGLTGGAVPVMRNTLVLNMEKLDRVLGIQTVTSGGAEVPVVRVEAGAVTDDVIEYCARHDYIFATDPTSAWASTIGGNIAENAGGKKCVMWGTAIDNLYSFLIVDAAGRTLEVTRRDHPHRKIEPGDLVVFDVRDAGSGSGEVLKTITLSGTDVRRKGLGKDITNKALGGLPGVQKEGGDGIIVSACFVLYRPFAFRKTICLEFFGSDLVNAARAIVDITAAFRDGGTAFLTALEHFDEKYVLAINYRNKSARTEIPKAVLLVDVEGNDRDALDKAGTHVLDLVRPYNTEGFIAESDAEGALFWKDRKNLGAIARHTNAFKLNEDVVIPLERLPEFADYIERLNIEKEIANDLRLTERIVEFLLTCKRSGKSGAPEAKLDAFAHRVTEIRDRCRGCLAGLEGGLPDKDRDGQILVSVEEDVLGAFPKSFHGYAELIREFETLAAAERTRRIIIATHMHAGDGNVHVNIPVHSNDYLMMREADETAGAVMREAVRLGGVVSGEHGIGLTKLKYIGREVLDAYAAYKRDADPGNLFNPGKLDPDFPLHMVYTPSFNLLELEAFILKAADIESLSASIAACVRCGKCKSTCNTHYPRGTMFYNPRNKILGVALITEAVLYDAQTSKSLSFRHFKKLREISDHCTMCHKCSVPCPVKIDFGNITLDIRDLMFQRRKAKFKLVTWLTLYYLRRRGYYANKFFRLALLKAGYAAQRTAHYAVKPVRALAGALAPRTTAMLKGRLPRSGDRTLRELLGIKGSGTFCVFENPDVPVKGSVVYFPGCGSERMFPEISIATIALLYHAGVRIVILPEYLCCGYPLLANGRTAAADMKSYENRVMMHRIADMLGYMEIRHVLVSCGTCFEMLEKYEIENIFNGAALMDINEYLASEGLYSSVRNGLKILYHEPCHTPLKNLGASKTFESLFGASPVMVPRCCGEGGTLALSTPEISNLLRERKAAGIVRESPGRRCTVLTTCPSCVQGLSRIDEGTRVTARALVVYAAETFLGIGWKKQFMRSVKKKGVEKILY; from the coding sequence ATGCGGAGGATCATGAAGAAGGATTTTCGATTCAGGGAAATTCCCTATAACTATACATCGTTTTCGGACCGGGAAATAATCCTCAGGTATTTCGACTCGGAGATGCTCGATATCCTCGAGAGCCTGCGCGCGAAACGCGTGACGGGGCGCAGCGCGAAGCTGCTCTTCGAGATGATCGGCGATATTTTCATCATCGACCGCAACCCGTACATATTCAACGACCTCCTGGAAAACCGGAAAAAGCTTCGCCGCCTCGAGAATCTCCACGCAGCGCGGCTCTCCATCATCGCGCGCGGCTCCGGGGGAAACCCGCTCGTGGAGCGCATGGTCGAAAAGACCCGCGTCCTCCAGGGGGAGTTTTTCGGACGCTTCGCCGCCGAATCGCGTTTCCGGGCCAGGGCCCTGCGGGCGCTGGGGCGGGAGACCGCGCGGTCGAACGTGCATTTCACCGCCATCCACAAGGTGGCCCACGCGACCGACGCGACGGACTGGCGGGTCGAATATCCCGCGGCGATCGCCTACCCCGATTCGGCGGGAGAGGTGCCGGGAATCGTCCTCGCCGCGTGGCGGCTGGGGCTCTCCCTCATTCCCCGGGGCGGCGGCACGGGGCTTACCGGGGGCGCCGTTCCCGTTATGCGTAATACTCTGGTCCTCAACATGGAAAAGCTCGACCGCGTCCTGGGCATCCAGACCGTCACGTCCGGCGGCGCGGAAGTCCCCGTGGTCCGGGTCGAGGCCGGCGCCGTCACCGACGACGTTATCGAGTATTGCGCCCGCCACGATTATATCTTCGCCACCGATCCCACCTCGGCGTGGGCCTCCACGATAGGCGGCAACATCGCCGAGAACGCGGGGGGGAAGAAATGCGTAATGTGGGGCACCGCGATAGACAACCTCTATTCCTTCCTGATCGTGGACGCCGCCGGGAGGACGCTCGAGGTGACGCGGCGCGATCATCCACACCGCAAGATCGAGCCGGGGGACCTGGTGGTCTTCGACGTGCGCGACGCGGGATCAGGGTCCGGCGAGGTTTTAAAAACGATCACCCTCTCCGGGACCGACGTCCGCCGCAAGGGGCTCGGCAAGGACATCACGAACAAGGCGCTGGGCGGACTTCCGGGCGTGCAGAAAGAGGGGGGAGACGGAATCATCGTATCGGCGTGCTTCGTGCTCTATCGCCCGTTCGCGTTCAGGAAGACGATCTGCCTTGAATTTTTCGGCAGCGATCTCGTCAACGCCGCGCGCGCAATCGTCGACATCACCGCGGCGTTCCGGGACGGCGGGACGGCCTTCCTCACCGCGCTGGAGCACTTCGACGAGAAATACGTGCTCGCGATAAATTACCGCAACAAGTCCGCGCGCACGGAAATACCAAAGGCCGTGCTCCTGGTCGACGTCGAGGGAAATGACAGGGACGCGCTCGATAAGGCGGGAACGCACGTTCTGGACCTCGTGCGGCCCTACAACACGGAGGGCTTCATCGCGGAAAGCGACGCGGAGGGCGCGCTCTTCTGGAAGGACCGCAAGAACCTGGGGGCCATCGCGCGCCACACGAACGCGTTCAAGCTTAACGAGGACGTGGTCATACCCCTCGAGCGGCTCCCCGAATTCGCCGACTATATCGAGCGGCTGAACATCGAGAAGGAGATCGCCAACGACCTGCGCCTCACGGAGCGCATCGTCGAGTTCCTTCTCACGTGCAAAAGGTCGGGAAAGAGCGGCGCCCCCGAGGCTAAACTGGACGCCTTCGCGCACCGGGTAACGGAGATCAGGGACCGGTGCCGCGGCTGTCTCGCGGGACTTGAGGGCGGCCTTCCGGATAAGGACCGGGACGGGCAGATACTCGTCTCCGTCGAAGAAGACGTCCTGGGCGCGTTCCCGAAATCCTTTCACGGCTACGCCGAGCTCATCCGCGAATTCGAGACCCTCGCGGCCGCGGAGCGTACGCGCCGGATCATCATTGCCACGCACATGCACGCGGGCGACGGGAACGTGCACGTCAACATACCCGTTCATTCGAACGACTACCTCATGATGCGCGAGGCCGACGAGACGGCGGGCGCCGTCATGCGGGAGGCGGTCCGGCTGGGCGGGGTCGTGTCCGGCGAGCACGGGATCGGTCTCACGAAACTCAAGTATATCGGACGCGAGGTGCTTGACGCGTATGCCGCGTACAAGCGCGATGCGGATCCCGGGAACCTGTTCAACCCCGGCAAGCTCGATCCCGATTTCCCCCTGCACATGGTATACACGCCGTCCTTCAACCTGCTCGAGCTCGAGGCGTTCATCCTCAAGGCCGCCGACATCGAAAGCCTGTCCGCGTCCATCGCGGCGTGCGTGAGATGCGGCAAGTGCAAATCGACCTGCAACACGCACTACCCCCGCGGCACCATGTTCTATAACCCGCGCAACAAGATACTGGGCGTCGCGCTCATCACCGAGGCCGTGCTCTACGACGCGCAGACGTCCAAGTCGCTCTCTTTCCGGCATTTCAAGAAGCTCAGGGAGATTTCCGACCACTGCACCATGTGCCACAAGTGCAGCGTACCCTGCCCCGTGAAGATCGACTTCGGGAACATCACGCTCGACATCCGCGATCTCATGTTCCAGCGCCGGAAGGCCAAGTTCAAGCTCGTCACCTGGCTCACGCTCTACTACCTGAGGCGCAGGGGCTATTACGCCAACAAGTTCTTCCGGCTCGCGCTTCTCAAGGCGGGCTATGCGGCGCAGAGAACGGCGCACTATGCCGTGAAACCGGTGCGCGCCCTCGCGGGCGCGCTCGCGCCGCGTACGACCGCGATGCTCAAGGGCCGGCTCCCGCGCTCGGGGGACAGGACGCTCCGCGAGCTCCTGGGCATCAAGGGCTCCGGGACCTTCTGCGTGTTCGAAAATCCCGACGTCCCCGTAAAGGGGAGCGTCGTCTACTTCCCCGGGTGCGGATCCGAGCGCATGTTCCCGGAGATAAGCATCGCGACCATCGCGCTGCTCTACCACGCGGGTGTGCGCATCGTGATCCTTCCCGAGTACCTCTGCTGCGGGTACCCGCTCCTGGCCAACGGCAGGACCGCCGCCGCCGATATGAAAAGCTATGAGAACCGCGTGATGATGCACCGTATCGCCGACATGCTCGGCTACATGGAAATCCGGCACGTGCTCGTCTCCTGCGGCACCTGTTTCGAGATGCTCGAGAAATATGAAATAGAAAACATTTTCAACGGCGCCGCGCTCATGGATATCAACGAATACCTCGCGTCGGAGGGATTGTACTCGTCCGTAAGGAACGGCCTGAAAATTCTCTACCACGAGCCCTGTCATACCCCGCTCAAGAACCTGGGGGCGTCCAAAACATTCGAGTCGCTATTCGGCGCATCGCCGGTGATGGTGCCCCGCTGCTGCGGCGAGGGGGGCACGCTCGCGCTCTCGACCCCTGAGATATCGAACCTTCTCAGGGAACGCAAGGCGGCGGGCATCGTGCGCGAAAGCCCGGGCCGCCGCTGCACGGTGCTCACGACATGCCCCAGTTGCGTCCAGGGCCTTTCCCGGATCGACGAGGGAACCAGGGTGACGGCGCGCGCGCTCGTCGTGTACGCCGCGGAAACCTTCCTGGGAATCGGCTGGAAGAAACAATTTATGCGGAGCGTGAAGAAAAAGGGGGTTGAGAAAATACTCTATTAG
- a CDS encoding XRE family transcriptional regulator, with translation MKTNFQSRDYQEFLEDLSGYYQEENQAEEKLYIGDRLRGIREMQGLSLEKLATLSGIEEARLAEIEDKQALPDLHAIIRLSKALRIGAGLLLDEASGFHYSVTRRGDRAQQAHERPESCLKRAYLYQSLSTGVKSRHMEAFVITLENSFWPPETSFHDGEEFLIVQEGEIEIKLGGKVETLRAGDSIYYLSTIPHALRSVASKPSVILAVVYTG, from the coding sequence ATGAAAACCAATTTTCAGAGCAGGGACTACCAGGAATTTCTCGAGGACCTGAGCGGCTATTACCAGGAGGAAAACCAGGCGGAGGAAAAGCTCTATATAGGCGACAGGCTCCGCGGCATCCGCGAGATGCAGGGTCTTTCCCTGGAAAAGCTCGCTACGCTCTCCGGCATCGAGGAGGCTCGGCTGGCGGAGATCGAGGACAAGCAGGCGCTGCCCGACCTTCACGCGATCATACGACTGTCGAAGGCACTGCGCATCGGCGCGGGACTCCTCCTGGACGAGGCGTCCGGATTCCACTACTCGGTGACGCGCAGGGGCGACCGCGCGCAGCAGGCGCACGAGCGTCCGGAATCGTGCCTGAAGCGCGCGTACCTCTACCAGTCGCTCTCCACGGGCGTGAAGTCGCGCCACATGGAGGCCTTCGTCATCACCCTGGAAAATTCCTTCTGGCCCCCGGAGACGTCCTTTCACGACGGGGAAGAATTCCTGATAGTTCAGGAAGGCGAGATCGAGATCAAGCTGGGCGGGAAGGTGGAAACCCTGCGTGCGGGCGACAGCATCTACTATCTTTCAACGATCCCCCACGCGCTCAGGAGCGTCGCCAGCAAGCCGTCGGTCATCCTCGCGGTGGTGTACACGGGCTAA
- a CDS encoding cupin domain-containing protein: MSPRKKKKEPQELESSCRGIDPGEFLQGPEWDEYVRGLCARHQGAGVARKPGGGGLGYTVIRKDEAARTDPARMLPIDSIAARPGKTPGPAGPLPSMRAFVITLTGKGRRRECASHRGEEFILVRKGSIKIFLGEEEILLREGDSVYYRSSIPHRIENRTFRKSIIVAVICGL; this comes from the coding sequence ATGAGCCCTCGAAAGAAAAAGAAAGAACCCCAGGAGCTTGAATCCTCCTGCAGGGGAATCGATCCCGGAGAATTTCTCCAGGGACCCGAATGGGACGAGTACGTGCGCGGGTTGTGCGCCCGGCACCAGGGCGCGGGCGTTGCGCGTAAACCGGGGGGCGGGGGTCTTGGATACACGGTAATAAGGAAGGATGAGGCGGCGCGCACCGACCCTGCGCGCATGCTGCCCATCGACAGTATCGCCGCACGCCCCGGGAAAACCCCCGGGCCGGCCGGACCTCTTCCGTCCATGCGCGCCTTCGTGATCACCCTGACCGGCAAGGGCAGGCGGCGGGAATGCGCCTCGCACAGGGGAGAGGAGTTTATCCTGGTGCGGAAAGGCTCGATAAAAATTTTCCTGGGCGAGGAGGAGATACTGCTGCGCGAGGGCGACAGCGTTTACTACCGCTCCTCCATTCCTCACCGGATCGAAAACCGAACATTCCGCAAATCGATAATCGTCGCCGTCATCTGCGGCCTGTAG